In a single window of the Haloarcula salinisoli genome:
- a CDS encoding archaea-specific SMC-related protein: protein MADRHEPPRVVVENIGGIDAAQVGLSDGVSVLTGRNATNRTSLLRALGAALGGGTGALKADADRGSVTLSFDGTDYTRTFERDGDSVTVGGDPYTTDTTLVDQYCSLLADNPARQAVARGDADALRSFIMAPVDTDALEAKIRRTRQAIDSLETDREETKQTIARRESLERQLADHREELAEVIEELDAVRAAVDEFETDLEAVERAEDVVAELTEAREEYERVRNRLETQRAAVASLREERADVRTELSELSVPDVDRDQLEAEIERLQRRKRDLETTISSLLSVVEFNEQLTGDGDGPVLGDAVADPTTGTVECWTCGTSVERAAIDDHLEDLRTVIDEKRAERNEIRSTLEERRGDLSDHREVADRRGSLEAEIADIEAEIADREAAIEELADQTAQLNSRIEELESAAENSEELGESAILEQYRRRSELAYERDQLEEQIASVEAELATVSDAESRLEDIEDRLEDREAELERARTRIEELERSAVETFNDHMETVRSQLGYENIERVWIERIVAEDAETDFALHVVRSRADGAVYEDTVSHLSESEREVIGLVVALAGYLVHDVYETVPVLLLDSLEAIDADRIAALVEYFADYADHLVVALLHEDAQALPDEYERIEMGEAPA from the coding sequence ATGGCTGACAGACACGAACCACCGCGGGTAGTCGTCGAGAATATCGGCGGCATCGACGCCGCGCAGGTCGGGCTGTCCGACGGCGTCTCCGTACTGACTGGCAGGAACGCGACGAACCGGACCTCGCTGCTGCGGGCGCTCGGTGCCGCGCTGGGCGGGGGGACGGGCGCCCTGAAAGCTGACGCCGACCGTGGGTCGGTGACGCTGTCTTTCGACGGGACCGACTACACCAGGACCTTCGAGCGCGACGGCGACTCGGTCACTGTCGGTGGTGACCCGTACACCACGGATACGACGCTCGTCGACCAGTACTGCAGTTTGCTGGCCGATAACCCCGCCCGTCAGGCAGTGGCCCGGGGGGACGCCGATGCGCTTCGGTCGTTCATCATGGCCCCCGTGGACACGGACGCCCTGGAGGCGAAGATTCGACGGACACGGCAGGCTATCGACTCGCTCGAGACGGACCGCGAGGAGACGAAACAGACGATAGCGAGGCGGGAGTCACTGGAGCGACAGCTGGCCGACCACCGCGAGGAACTGGCCGAGGTCATCGAGGAACTCGACGCTGTCCGGGCGGCCGTCGACGAGTTCGAGACAGACCTCGAGGCCGTCGAGCGCGCCGAAGACGTGGTCGCGGAACTCACAGAGGCCCGAGAGGAATACGAGCGGGTCCGGAACCGACTGGAGACCCAGCGGGCGGCCGTCGCGTCGCTCCGTGAGGAACGAGCGGACGTCCGTACCGAGCTGTCGGAGCTATCGGTCCCGGACGTGGACAGAGACCAGCTCGAAGCCGAGATAGAGCGGCTCCAGCGACGCAAGCGTGACCTCGAAACCACGATATCCAGCCTCCTCTCTGTCGTGGAGTTCAACGAGCAGTTGACCGGTGATGGGGACGGCCCAGTGCTGGGTGACGCCGTCGCGGACCCCACGACGGGGACAGTCGAGTGCTGGACCTGCGGGACCTCCGTTGAACGGGCGGCTATCGACGACCATCTCGAGGACCTCCGTACGGTCATCGACGAGAAGCGGGCCGAACGAAACGAGATTCGCTCCACACTGGAAGAGCGGCGTGGCGACCTGTCCGACCACCGCGAGGTGGCCGACAGACGCGGGTCGCTGGAGGCCGAAATCGCCGACATCGAAGCGGAGATAGCGGACCGCGAGGCGGCCATCGAGGAGCTGGCAGACCAGACAGCACAACTCAACAGTCGCATCGAGGAGCTGGAGTCGGCCGCCGAGAACTCCGAGGAACTCGGAGAGAGCGCCATCCTTGAGCAGTATCGCCGCCGTTCGGAGCTCGCGTACGAACGAGACCAGCTCGAAGAGCAGATCGCATCCGTGGAAGCCGAGCTCGCGACAGTCAGCGACGCGGAGTCCCGGCTCGAGGATATCGAGGACCGCCTCGAGGACCGCGAGGCGGAACTCGAACGCGCGCGGACCCGTATCGAGGAACTGGAGCGGTCGGCCGTCGAGACGTTCAACGACCACATGGAGACCGTCCGTTCGCAACTGGGCTACGAGAACATCGAACGGGTGTGGATCGAACGTATCGTGGCCGAGGACGCCGAAACCGACTTTGCCCTCCACGTGGTCCGGTCGAGGGCCGACGGCGCCGTATACGAGGACACGGTTTCCCATCTCTCGGAGTCCGAACGGGAGGTCATCGGGCTGGTCGTCGCGCTGGCGGGCTATCTCGTCCACGACGTCTACGAGACGGTCCCGGTGTTGCTGCTCGACTCGCTCGAGGCCATCGACGCCGACCGCATCGCCGCGCTGGTCGAGTACTTCGCCGACTACGCCGACCACCTCGTCGTCGCATTGTTGCACGAGGACGCACAGGCGCTCCCTGACGAATACGAGCGCATCGAGATGGGTGAGGCGCCGGCCTGA